One segment of Panicum virgatum strain AP13 chromosome 3K, P.virgatum_v5, whole genome shotgun sequence DNA contains the following:
- the LOC120696486 gene encoding nuclear pore complex protein NUP98A-like, with the protein MFGSTNPFGQSSASPFGQNSFGTQQGFGQATPAANNPFAPKPFGSPTTTFGAQTGSSLFGTTSTGAFGQQQSTPTFGTTSTASFGQQQSTPAFGTPSSSPFGSSPAFSASPTPAFGATSSTFGSGSLFGQKPSFGGFGSSPSQSSPFGGTFQQTQPTFGSSTFGASTTPAFGTTTTPAFGATTPAFGTTTTPAFGATTTPAFGSTSPSLFGASSTPAFGSSAPGFGTSAATAFGVSSSTTGFGSSSTPSFGTSTNAFSFGPSPSFGQTAVASGSSPFGTTSPFGVQTPAFGSQTAAPTFGQAQFGNQAGGTRIKPYAQTPDVDGATSGTQPAKLDSISAMPEYKDKSHEELRWEDYQRGDKGGPNPSGTPTVTPTFPSSTPNTFTANSAFSQSTPNPFSSNNPFAKNVSTSASLFNTSFNNTSVASSSPFTASTSTTMFGQTGVSAFPASSSPSLFPNAAPFASSSLFGTSTPNNSSLFGTGLSLANTQSAPLFQSSPAFTQQPSSTPAFSSGNLFSTPNTSSLFGSGPSLFTTPTFPQSAPAQTSSMFSFQPPPQPASTVGFPGFSNMTNQALIGQQTPSQSNMVMQPAPVSNPFGTLPAMPQMSIGNGGSSPLVQYGISSLPVAEKPLPSRTLSVAVPRHLLQRRFKLLPRKYNPISDGKVPFFADDAESPATPKADAFFIPRENPRNLIIRPLEQWPSRSGINRQSVPKDSAGLDKYEDASTESVRDKAVKSPSSSPLVENGKQHEPSHHGNGNDTSVEGLLPKLPQADYFMEPSLEELAAKERGEPGYCGQVEDFVVGRHGYGSIKFLGETDVRGLDLESIVEFNYREVIVYKDDSKKPPVGEGLNKAAEVTLLNIKCVNKKTGDEYLDGPRVDRYRQMLMKKAEEQGAEFVSFDVAKGEWKFRVEHFSAYGLW; encoded by the exons ATGTTCGGCTCCACCAACC CATTTGGGCAGTCATCAGCCAGCCCATTTGGCCAGAACTCATTCGGAACCCAGCAGGGATTTGGCCAGGCTACCCCTGCTGCTAACAACCCCTTTGCGCCAAAACCGTTTGGCAGCCCGACCACAACTTTTGGGGCACAGACTGGAAGCTCACTTTTCGGCACTACATCCACTGGTGCCTTTGGCCAGCAGCAGTCCACTCCCACATTTGGCACTACATCCACTGCTTCTTTTGGCCAGCAGCAATCCACTCCCGCATTTGGCACCCCGTCCTCCTCTCCGTTCGGGAGCTCTCCAGCTTTCAGTGCATCGCCCACTCCTGCCTTTGGTGCTACATCCTCTACCTTTGGCTCTG GATCTTTATTTGGACAAAAGCCAAGTTTTGGAGGTTTTGGATCATCTCCTAGCCAGTCAAGTCCTTTTGGTGGCACGTTCCAGCAAACACAACCGACATTTGGCAGCAGCACTTTTGGTGCATCAACTACACCGGCATTCGGTACCACAACTACGCCGGCATTTGGTGCAACTACACCAGCCTTTGGCACCACAACTACACCGGCCTTCGGCGCCACGACTACCCCAGCATTTGGTTCAACATCACCATCTTTATTTGGTGCTTCTAGCACCCCGGCGTTTGGCTCATCTGCTCCTGGTTTTGGAACTTCAGCGGCCACAGCATTTGGTGTGAGTAGTAGTACTACAGGTTTTGGATCTTCCAGCACACCGTCATTTGGCACATCAACCAATGCATTCAGTTTTGGTCCTTCACCATCGTTTGGACAAACAGCAGTTGCCTCTGGTAGTTCCCCCTTTGGAACAACATCACCTTTTGGTGTGCAGACTCCAGCATTTG GCTCACAGACAGCAGCACCAACTTTTGGGCAGGCACAATTTGGTAATCAAGCTGGAGGGACTAGAATAAAACCTTATGCTCAAACACCAGATGTTGACGGTGCTACCAGTGGTACTCAGCCAGCAAAACTTGATTCCATATCAGCGATGCCTGAATACAAAGACAAGAGTCATGAAGAATTGAGGTGGGAAGATTACCAGCGCGGAGACAAGG GTGGACCAAACCCTTCTGGAACTCCAACAGTGACGCCTACCTTTCCATCATCAACACCGAATACTTTTACAGCAAACAGTGCATTTAGCCAATCTACTCCAAACCCATTTTCATCAAACAATCCATTTGCTAAGAATGTTTCAACTAGTGCATCACTATTCAACACCTCATTTAACAATACATCAGTTGCAAGTTCGAGCCCATTCACAGCATCCACTAGTACCACAATGTTTGGACAAACAGGTGTTTCTGCATTTCCAGCAAGTAGTTCACCATCTTTGTTTCCAAATGCTGCTCCTTTTGCTTCGTCTTCATTATTTGGCACATCAACACCAAATAATTCAAGTCTATTCGGCACTGGCTTGTCGTTGGCTAACACTCAATCAGCTCCACTATTTCAATCTTCCCCTGCATTTACACAACAGCCATCAAGTACACCAGCTTTCTCCTCTGGAAACCTATTTAGCACACCTAATACTAGCAGTCTGTTTGGCAGTGGACCTTCACTTTTTACAACG CCAACATTTCCACAATCTGCCCCTGCTCAAACTTCAAGCATGTTCTCCTTCCAACCTCCGCCTCAACCAG CTTCTACTGTTGGATTTCCTGGTTTTTCCAACATGACTAATCAGGCCCTCATTGGACAGCA AACTCCTAGCCAATCCAATATGGTCATGCAACCTGCTCCTGTCTCGAATCCATTTGGGACACTTCCAGCAATGCCTCAGATGTCCATTGGGAATGGCGGATCTTCTCCTTTGGTTCAATATGGAATATCGAGTTTGCCG GTTGCTGAGAAGCCTCTTCCGAGTAGAACATTGTCCGTGGCAGTTCCTAGGCATTTATTACAGAGAAGGTTCAAATTGCTGCCAAGAAAATATAATCCAATATCAGATGGCAAA GTTCcattctttgctgatgatgctgAATCTCCTGCAACACCAAAAGCGGATGCTTTTTTCATCCCTAGAGAGAACCCGAGGAATCTGATAATCCGTCCACTCGAGCAGTGGCCCTCGCGGAGTGGAATTAACAGGCAATCAGTTCCAAAGGATTCAGCTGGTTTGGACAAATATGAAG ATGCATCCACTGAAAGTGTGCGTGATAAGGCTGTCAAGTCACCAAGTAGCAGTCCTCTGGTGGAAAATGGCAAGCAGCATGAGCCCAGTCATCATGGAAATGGGAATGACACTTCAGTTGAGGGGCTGTTGCCTAAGCTCCCTCAGGCAGATTACTTCATGGAGCCTAGTCTGGAGGAGCTTGCTGCCAAAGAACGTGGTGAGCCAGGCTACTGCGGTCAGGTGGAGGACTTTGTTGTGGGGCGCCATGGCTATGGCAGCATCAAGTTCCTTGGGGAGACGGATGTGCGGGGCCTGGATCTGGAGTCAATCGTGGAGTTCAATTACAGGGAGGTTATTGTGTACAAGGACGACAGCAAGAAGCCCCCGGTGGGTGAGGGGCTTAACAAGGCTGCGGAGGTTACTCTCCTGAACATCAAGTGCGTGAACAAGAAGACAGGGGATGAGTACCTAGATGGCCCGCGGGTGGACAGGTACAGGCAGATGCTTATGAAGAAGGCGGAGGAGCAGGGCGCGGAGTTCGTGtcctttgacgtggccaagggaGAGTGGAAGTTCAGGGTGGAGCACTTCAGCGCCTATGGGCTCTGGTGA